A single region of the Apodemus sylvaticus chromosome 7, mApoSyl1.1, whole genome shotgun sequence genome encodes:
- the Amotl2 gene encoding angiomotin-like protein 2 isoform X1, whose amino-acid sequence MSRVRKKLDRVPSALRPGACWPLSKQVCASQRSMRTLEDSSGTVLHRLIQEQLRYGNLTETRTLLAIQQQALRGGAGAGGTGTPQASLEIGAPEDSQVLQQATRQEPQGQEHQGGETHLAENRLYRLCPQPSKGEELPTYEEAKAHSQYYAAQQAGSRPHVGDRDPRGASGGGRRQDEALRELRHGHVRSLSERLLQLSLERNGARVPSHMSSSHSFPQLARSQQGPQPRGPPAEGPEPRGPPPQYPHALMAQETSAVTDPRYRPRSSPHLQHAEVRILQAQVPPVFLQQQQYQYLQQPQEHSAPLHPAALGHGPPSSFSPPAVEGPPSAQATSGSAHLAQMETVLRENARLQRDNERLQRELESTSEKASRIEKLENEIQRLSEAHESLMRTSSKREALEKTMRNKMDSEMRRLQDFNRDLRERLESANRHLASKTQEAQAGSQDMVAKLLAQSYEQQQEQEKLEREMALLRGAIEDQRRRAELLEQALGNAQNRAARAEEELRKKQAYVEKVERLQQALGQLQAACEKREQLELRLRTRLEQELKALRAQQRQTGTLTVGGGSHAGSTELSALRLSEQLREKEEQILALEADMTKWEQKYLEERAMRQFAMDAAATAAAQRDTTLIRHSPQPSPSSSFNEGLLAGNHRHQEMESRLKVLHAQILEKDAVIKVLQQRSRKDPGKATQGTLRPAKSVPSIFAAAVGTQGWQGLASSERQTDAPARPIGDRVPAEEPPTTAPLPAHTKHGSRDGSTQTDGPADSTSACLASEPDGLLGCNSGQRTPSLDSVAAARVQDLSDMVEILI is encoded by the exons gTGCTCTGAGACCGGGTGCCTGCTGGCCATTGTCTAAGCAGGTGTGTGCAAGCCAGAGAAGTATGAGGACACTGGAAGACTCCTCGGGGACAGTCCTGCACCGCCTCATTCAGGAGCAGCTGCGCTACGGCAACCTGACAGAGACTCGTACTCTGCTGGCCATCCAGCAGCAGGCCCTGCGGGGTGGGGCTGGAGCTGGGGGCACAGGGACCCCCCAGGCCTCCCTGGAGATCGGAGCACCCGAGGACAGTCAGGTGCTACAGCAGGCCACCAGGCAGGAGCCCCAGGGCCAGGAGCATCAGGGTGGAGAGACCCACCTGGCAGAGAACAGGCTGTACAGGCTGTGCCCACAGCCCAGCAAGGGAGAAGAGCTCCCCACCTATGAGGAGGCCAAAGCCCATTCGCAGTACTACGCGGCGCAGCAGGCAGGGTCCCGCCCGCATGTTGGGGACCGGGATCCTAGAGGGGCGTCGGGAGGCGGCCGCCGACAGGATGAGGCTCTGCGAGAGCTGAGGCACGGCCATGTGCGCTCCCTGAGTGAACGGCTTCTGCAGCTGTCCCTGGAAAGAAACGGTGCTCGGGTCCCCAGCCACATGAGCTCCTCCCACAGTTTCCCTCAGCTGGCCCGAAGCCAGCAGGGTCCCCAACCCCGAGGACCCCCAGCTGAGGGCCCAGAGCCCCGTGGGCCACCACCTCAGTACCCACATGCTCTGATGGCTCAGGAGACTTCGGCTGTCACTGACCCAAGATACCGTCCCCGAAGCAGCCCACACCTCCAGCATGCGGAAGTCAG AATCCTGCAGGCCCAGGTACCACCAGTGTTCCTCCAGCAGCAGCAGTACCAGTACCTGCAGCAACCCCAGGAGCACTCCGCCCCCCTCCATCCAGCCGCTCTAGGCCATGGTCCCCCGAGCTCCTTCAGTCCACCTGCAGTGGAGGGACCACCCAGTGCCCAGGCCACCTCGGGCAGTGCCCACCTGGCCCAGATGGAGACTGTACTGAGGGAGAACGCCAGGCTGCAAAGGGACAATGAGCGATTGCAGAGAGAGCTGGAGAGCACTTCAGAGAAGGCCAGCCGCATAGAAAAG CTGGAAAATGAAATCCAGCGGCTCTCTGAGGCCCACGAGAGCCTGATGAGGACCTCTTCCAAGAGGGAGGCCCTGGAGAAGACCATGAGGAACAAGATGGACAGTGAGATGAGACGGTTGCAGGACTTCAACCGAGACCTTAGAG AAAGATTGGAATCCGCAAACCGCCACCTGGCAAGCAAGACGCAGGAAGCCCAGGCGGGCAGTCAGGACATGGTAGCCAAGCTGCTGGCTCAGA GCTACGAGCAGCAACAGGAACAGGAGAAGCTGGAGCGGGAGATGGCACTGCTGCGTGGCGCCATCGAGGACCAGCGGCGACGTGCTGAGCTGCTGGAGCAGGCTCTGGGCAATGCACAAAACCGCGCCGCCCGAGCTGAGGAGGAGCTGCGCAAGAAGCAGGCCTATGTGGAGAAGGTGGAGCGGCTGCAGCAGGCGCTGGGACAGTTGCAGGCTGCCTGTGAGAAGCGGGAGCAGCTGGAGCTGCGTCTGCGCACGCGCCTGGAGCAGGAACTCAAAGCCTTGCGTGCACAGCAG agacagacaggcacccTCACAGTTGGTGGTGGCAGCCATGCTGGGTCCACCGAGCTCAGTGCCCTGCGACTGTCAGAACAGCTGcgagagaaggaagaacagatCCTGGCTCTAGAGGCGGACATGACCAAGTGGGAACAAAAGTATTTGGAGGAACGGGCCATGAGGCAGTTTGCCATGGATGCGGCGGCCACCGCAGCCGCCCAGCGCGACACCACTCTGATCCGACACTCCCCTCAGCCCTCGCCCAGCAGCAGTTTCAACGAGGGCCTGCTGGCAGGCAACCATAGGCACCAGGAGATGGAGAGCAG ATTGAAGGTGCTCCATGCTCAGATCCTAGAGAAGGATGCAGTGATCAAGGTCCTTCAGCAGCGCTCCAGGAAAGACCCTGGCAAGGCCACCCAGGGCACCCTACGGCCTGCCAAGTCGGTGCCATCCATCTTTGCGGCTGCAGTGGGGACTCAGGGCTGGCAAGGGCTCGCATCCAGCGAGCGGCAGACTGATGCACCTGCCCGGCCGATAGGAG ACCGGGTACCAGCGGAAGAGCCTCCGACCACAGCGCCCCTCCCTGCCCACACCAAACATGGGAGCAGAGACGGGAGCACCCAGACTGATGGCCCTGCAGACAGCACCTCTGCCTGCTTGGCTTCAGAACCCGACGGCCTCCTGGGGTGCAACAGTGGCCAGAGGACTCCCTCTCTGG ACTCTGTAGCTGCAGCCAGAGTCCAGGATCTGTCAGACATGGTGGAAATACTGATCTGA
- the Amotl2 gene encoding angiomotin-like protein 2 isoform X3, protein MRTLEDSSGTVLHRLIQEQLRYGNLTETRTLLAIQQQALRGGAGAGGTGTPQASLEIGAPEDSQVLQQATRQEPQGQEHQGGETHLAENRLYRLCPQPSKGEELPTYEEAKAHSQYYAAQQAGSRPHVGDRDPRGASGGGRRQDEALRELRHGHVRSLSERLLQLSLERNGARVPSHMSSSHSFPQLARSQQGPQPRGPPAEGPEPRGPPPQYPHALMAQETSAVTDPRYRPRSSPHLQHAEVRILQAQVPPVFLQQQQYQYLQQPQEHSAPLHPAALGHGPPSSFSPPAVEGPPSAQATSGSAHLAQMETVLRENARLQRDNERLQRELESTSEKASRIEKLENEIQRLSEAHESLMRTSSKREALEKTMRNKMDSEMRRLQDFNRDLRERLESANRHLASKTQEAQAGSQDMVAKLLAQSYEQQQEQEKLEREMALLRGAIEDQRRRAELLEQALGNAQNRAARAEEELRKKQAYVEKVERLQQALGQLQAACEKREQLELRLRTRLEQELKALRAQQRQTGTLTVGGGSHAGSTELSALRLSEQLREKEEQILALEADMTKWEQKYLEERAMRQFAMDAAATAAAQRDTTLIRHSPQPSPSSSFNEGLLAGNHRHQEMESRLKVLHAQILEKDAVIKVLQQRSRKDPGKATQGTLRPAKSVPSIFAAAVGTQGWQGLASSERQTDAPARPIGDRVPAEEPPTTAPLPAHTKHGSRDGSTQTDGPADSTSACLASEPDGLLGCNSGQRTPSLDSVAAARVQDLSDMVEILI, encoded by the exons ATGAGGACACTGGAAGACTCCTCGGGGACAGTCCTGCACCGCCTCATTCAGGAGCAGCTGCGCTACGGCAACCTGACAGAGACTCGTACTCTGCTGGCCATCCAGCAGCAGGCCCTGCGGGGTGGGGCTGGAGCTGGGGGCACAGGGACCCCCCAGGCCTCCCTGGAGATCGGAGCACCCGAGGACAGTCAGGTGCTACAGCAGGCCACCAGGCAGGAGCCCCAGGGCCAGGAGCATCAGGGTGGAGAGACCCACCTGGCAGAGAACAGGCTGTACAGGCTGTGCCCACAGCCCAGCAAGGGAGAAGAGCTCCCCACCTATGAGGAGGCCAAAGCCCATTCGCAGTACTACGCGGCGCAGCAGGCAGGGTCCCGCCCGCATGTTGGGGACCGGGATCCTAGAGGGGCGTCGGGAGGCGGCCGCCGACAGGATGAGGCTCTGCGAGAGCTGAGGCACGGCCATGTGCGCTCCCTGAGTGAACGGCTTCTGCAGCTGTCCCTGGAAAGAAACGGTGCTCGGGTCCCCAGCCACATGAGCTCCTCCCACAGTTTCCCTCAGCTGGCCCGAAGCCAGCAGGGTCCCCAACCCCGAGGACCCCCAGCTGAGGGCCCAGAGCCCCGTGGGCCACCACCTCAGTACCCACATGCTCTGATGGCTCAGGAGACTTCGGCTGTCACTGACCCAAGATACCGTCCCCGAAGCAGCCCACACCTCCAGCATGCGGAAGTCAG AATCCTGCAGGCCCAGGTACCACCAGTGTTCCTCCAGCAGCAGCAGTACCAGTACCTGCAGCAACCCCAGGAGCACTCCGCCCCCCTCCATCCAGCCGCTCTAGGCCATGGTCCCCCGAGCTCCTTCAGTCCACCTGCAGTGGAGGGACCACCCAGTGCCCAGGCCACCTCGGGCAGTGCCCACCTGGCCCAGATGGAGACTGTACTGAGGGAGAACGCCAGGCTGCAAAGGGACAATGAGCGATTGCAGAGAGAGCTGGAGAGCACTTCAGAGAAGGCCAGCCGCATAGAAAAG CTGGAAAATGAAATCCAGCGGCTCTCTGAGGCCCACGAGAGCCTGATGAGGACCTCTTCCAAGAGGGAGGCCCTGGAGAAGACCATGAGGAACAAGATGGACAGTGAGATGAGACGGTTGCAGGACTTCAACCGAGACCTTAGAG AAAGATTGGAATCCGCAAACCGCCACCTGGCAAGCAAGACGCAGGAAGCCCAGGCGGGCAGTCAGGACATGGTAGCCAAGCTGCTGGCTCAGA GCTACGAGCAGCAACAGGAACAGGAGAAGCTGGAGCGGGAGATGGCACTGCTGCGTGGCGCCATCGAGGACCAGCGGCGACGTGCTGAGCTGCTGGAGCAGGCTCTGGGCAATGCACAAAACCGCGCCGCCCGAGCTGAGGAGGAGCTGCGCAAGAAGCAGGCCTATGTGGAGAAGGTGGAGCGGCTGCAGCAGGCGCTGGGACAGTTGCAGGCTGCCTGTGAGAAGCGGGAGCAGCTGGAGCTGCGTCTGCGCACGCGCCTGGAGCAGGAACTCAAAGCCTTGCGTGCACAGCAG agacagacaggcacccTCACAGTTGGTGGTGGCAGCCATGCTGGGTCCACCGAGCTCAGTGCCCTGCGACTGTCAGAACAGCTGcgagagaaggaagaacagatCCTGGCTCTAGAGGCGGACATGACCAAGTGGGAACAAAAGTATTTGGAGGAACGGGCCATGAGGCAGTTTGCCATGGATGCGGCGGCCACCGCAGCCGCCCAGCGCGACACCACTCTGATCCGACACTCCCCTCAGCCCTCGCCCAGCAGCAGTTTCAACGAGGGCCTGCTGGCAGGCAACCATAGGCACCAGGAGATGGAGAGCAG ATTGAAGGTGCTCCATGCTCAGATCCTAGAGAAGGATGCAGTGATCAAGGTCCTTCAGCAGCGCTCCAGGAAAGACCCTGGCAAGGCCACCCAGGGCACCCTACGGCCTGCCAAGTCGGTGCCATCCATCTTTGCGGCTGCAGTGGGGACTCAGGGCTGGCAAGGGCTCGCATCCAGCGAGCGGCAGACTGATGCACCTGCCCGGCCGATAGGAG ACCGGGTACCAGCGGAAGAGCCTCCGACCACAGCGCCCCTCCCTGCCCACACCAAACATGGGAGCAGAGACGGGAGCACCCAGACTGATGGCCCTGCAGACAGCACCTCTGCCTGCTTGGCTTCAGAACCCGACGGCCTCCTGGGGTGCAACAGTGGCCAGAGGACTCCCTCTCTGG ACTCTGTAGCTGCAGCCAGAGTCCAGGATCTGTCAGACATGGTGGAAATACTGATCTGA
- the Amotl2 gene encoding angiomotin-like protein 2 isoform X2, whose amino-acid sequence MTGALRPGACWPLSKQVCASQRSMRTLEDSSGTVLHRLIQEQLRYGNLTETRTLLAIQQQALRGGAGAGGTGTPQASLEIGAPEDSQVLQQATRQEPQGQEHQGGETHLAENRLYRLCPQPSKGEELPTYEEAKAHSQYYAAQQAGSRPHVGDRDPRGASGGGRRQDEALRELRHGHVRSLSERLLQLSLERNGARVPSHMSSSHSFPQLARSQQGPQPRGPPAEGPEPRGPPPQYPHALMAQETSAVTDPRYRPRSSPHLQHAEVRILQAQVPPVFLQQQQYQYLQQPQEHSAPLHPAALGHGPPSSFSPPAVEGPPSAQATSGSAHLAQMETVLRENARLQRDNERLQRELESTSEKASRIEKLENEIQRLSEAHESLMRTSSKREALEKTMRNKMDSEMRRLQDFNRDLRERLESANRHLASKTQEAQAGSQDMVAKLLAQSYEQQQEQEKLEREMALLRGAIEDQRRRAELLEQALGNAQNRAARAEEELRKKQAYVEKVERLQQALGQLQAACEKREQLELRLRTRLEQELKALRAQQRQTGTLTVGGGSHAGSTELSALRLSEQLREKEEQILALEADMTKWEQKYLEERAMRQFAMDAAATAAAQRDTTLIRHSPQPSPSSSFNEGLLAGNHRHQEMESRLKVLHAQILEKDAVIKVLQQRSRKDPGKATQGTLRPAKSVPSIFAAAVGTQGWQGLASSERQTDAPARPIGDRVPAEEPPTTAPLPAHTKHGSRDGSTQTDGPADSTSACLASEPDGLLGCNSGQRTPSLDSVAAARVQDLSDMVEILI is encoded by the exons gTGCTCTGAGACCGGGTGCCTGCTGGCCATTGTCTAAGCAGGTGTGTGCAAGCCAGAGAAGTATGAGGACACTGGAAGACTCCTCGGGGACAGTCCTGCACCGCCTCATTCAGGAGCAGCTGCGCTACGGCAACCTGACAGAGACTCGTACTCTGCTGGCCATCCAGCAGCAGGCCCTGCGGGGTGGGGCTGGAGCTGGGGGCACAGGGACCCCCCAGGCCTCCCTGGAGATCGGAGCACCCGAGGACAGTCAGGTGCTACAGCAGGCCACCAGGCAGGAGCCCCAGGGCCAGGAGCATCAGGGTGGAGAGACCCACCTGGCAGAGAACAGGCTGTACAGGCTGTGCCCACAGCCCAGCAAGGGAGAAGAGCTCCCCACCTATGAGGAGGCCAAAGCCCATTCGCAGTACTACGCGGCGCAGCAGGCAGGGTCCCGCCCGCATGTTGGGGACCGGGATCCTAGAGGGGCGTCGGGAGGCGGCCGCCGACAGGATGAGGCTCTGCGAGAGCTGAGGCACGGCCATGTGCGCTCCCTGAGTGAACGGCTTCTGCAGCTGTCCCTGGAAAGAAACGGTGCTCGGGTCCCCAGCCACATGAGCTCCTCCCACAGTTTCCCTCAGCTGGCCCGAAGCCAGCAGGGTCCCCAACCCCGAGGACCCCCAGCTGAGGGCCCAGAGCCCCGTGGGCCACCACCTCAGTACCCACATGCTCTGATGGCTCAGGAGACTTCGGCTGTCACTGACCCAAGATACCGTCCCCGAAGCAGCCCACACCTCCAGCATGCGGAAGTCAG AATCCTGCAGGCCCAGGTACCACCAGTGTTCCTCCAGCAGCAGCAGTACCAGTACCTGCAGCAACCCCAGGAGCACTCCGCCCCCCTCCATCCAGCCGCTCTAGGCCATGGTCCCCCGAGCTCCTTCAGTCCACCTGCAGTGGAGGGACCACCCAGTGCCCAGGCCACCTCGGGCAGTGCCCACCTGGCCCAGATGGAGACTGTACTGAGGGAGAACGCCAGGCTGCAAAGGGACAATGAGCGATTGCAGAGAGAGCTGGAGAGCACTTCAGAGAAGGCCAGCCGCATAGAAAAG CTGGAAAATGAAATCCAGCGGCTCTCTGAGGCCCACGAGAGCCTGATGAGGACCTCTTCCAAGAGGGAGGCCCTGGAGAAGACCATGAGGAACAAGATGGACAGTGAGATGAGACGGTTGCAGGACTTCAACCGAGACCTTAGAG AAAGATTGGAATCCGCAAACCGCCACCTGGCAAGCAAGACGCAGGAAGCCCAGGCGGGCAGTCAGGACATGGTAGCCAAGCTGCTGGCTCAGA GCTACGAGCAGCAACAGGAACAGGAGAAGCTGGAGCGGGAGATGGCACTGCTGCGTGGCGCCATCGAGGACCAGCGGCGACGTGCTGAGCTGCTGGAGCAGGCTCTGGGCAATGCACAAAACCGCGCCGCCCGAGCTGAGGAGGAGCTGCGCAAGAAGCAGGCCTATGTGGAGAAGGTGGAGCGGCTGCAGCAGGCGCTGGGACAGTTGCAGGCTGCCTGTGAGAAGCGGGAGCAGCTGGAGCTGCGTCTGCGCACGCGCCTGGAGCAGGAACTCAAAGCCTTGCGTGCACAGCAG agacagacaggcacccTCACAGTTGGTGGTGGCAGCCATGCTGGGTCCACCGAGCTCAGTGCCCTGCGACTGTCAGAACAGCTGcgagagaaggaagaacagatCCTGGCTCTAGAGGCGGACATGACCAAGTGGGAACAAAAGTATTTGGAGGAACGGGCCATGAGGCAGTTTGCCATGGATGCGGCGGCCACCGCAGCCGCCCAGCGCGACACCACTCTGATCCGACACTCCCCTCAGCCCTCGCCCAGCAGCAGTTTCAACGAGGGCCTGCTGGCAGGCAACCATAGGCACCAGGAGATGGAGAGCAG ATTGAAGGTGCTCCATGCTCAGATCCTAGAGAAGGATGCAGTGATCAAGGTCCTTCAGCAGCGCTCCAGGAAAGACCCTGGCAAGGCCACCCAGGGCACCCTACGGCCTGCCAAGTCGGTGCCATCCATCTTTGCGGCTGCAGTGGGGACTCAGGGCTGGCAAGGGCTCGCATCCAGCGAGCGGCAGACTGATGCACCTGCCCGGCCGATAGGAG ACCGGGTACCAGCGGAAGAGCCTCCGACCACAGCGCCCCTCCCTGCCCACACCAAACATGGGAGCAGAGACGGGAGCACCCAGACTGATGGCCCTGCAGACAGCACCTCTGCCTGCTTGGCTTCAGAACCCGACGGCCTCCTGGGGTGCAACAGTGGCCAGAGGACTCCCTCTCTGG ACTCTGTAGCTGCAGCCAGAGTCCAGGATCTGTCAGACATGGTGGAAATACTGATCTGA